gaaatataaaagaattagaAGATCTCTATTTTGTTACCACCAGTGTAATAATTGATTTGGGAAAAGATCATCAAGGGTTATTAGGGAATAGTCCATTCATAAATATCACCCCAAAGACTATTTACTAATACAATGGGGGAAAGGTACTTTTACAATGGGGAGATCTGGTGGTCATTAACTTAACCCAGGTGATCAAACACCCAGATAATCAAATGGAGCAAAATGACACATACTTTCTAATGTGATACAATGGGAAATACACATCACTTATGTAGTATTCTTGGCAAAAATGTTTAACCTGAATCTCATCAGAAGGAAATAATCTGATAATCCATATTGTAGGTATTCTCAAGAAAACTGtggcaatctttttttcttttttctttttttttttgagacagggtctggctctctctcccaagctggagcgcagtggtacaatcatggctcactgcagcctcgacctcctgggctcaagtaatcctcccacctcagtttcctgagtagctgggactaagtgcatgccaccatgcccggctactttttaaaatttttttataaagacagggtttccccatattgcccaggctgctctcaaactcctggcctcaagtgatcctcctgcctcagcctcccacctcagccttccaaagtgttgggattgtgggcgtgagccaccctgcccagcccaagTCTTAACAATGtcatgaaaaaaacagaaagaataaggCAAGCGGagattaaaagagagaaaagattatAACCAAATGCAATGTATAAATCTCGACTGGATCTTAGATCACAAAAAAGGAGCCACAAAGGACATTTTGGAGGCACTTTGGAAAATTTGAAGTGGACTGTATTTTAGATGTTATATTTAATCAGTAATAAATTTCTTAAACAAAATCATATAGTAATGTCAGAAAATATTCTGTTCTTAGGAGACATTACAGGGGGAAGTGTTATAAGTGCAGCTTACTTCAAAAtgcttttatagttttcagaaaatgctttttagaaaaatatgtacacacaaataaaaataaaaataaaacaatatatattccCAAATTTCCTATTCCTTTATCTCTTATTGaccaaaaagaaattttataatttggtTCTATTACAGAACCAGATTTCTTCCCTCTTGATATGACATAAAGAAAATTTGTTCTgacaataaagtaaaaatagtGTGAAGCTAAGTCTTATTTAATGCTAAGCTCGAGTGAGGGGAATGCTGATCTGGTGTGCTCAGGGATATGCGCCATGGCTTCTACTCACCTTCCCGAGGGCAGTAAGCAGATGGAAGTCTATGGTATCTCTGTATCGAAGGATTTGAAGAATTCCATCCAAGTATACCTGGTCTTTACTAAAACACCCTGGAGGAACCAGAATAGTGTTTACTTTCTCATGTTTAGAAAAATTACTAAGTAATTAGATATCAACCCGTTCCATTTACCGTAAGAATCAGTCCTGCATTAAAAATGTTtgtcaacatttatttttatttttatttaactttcttcATTACATAAAATGTCAGGTCTTGAGAAGTGCCAAGATGGTATACAGACTAGAACCTTAAGAATTCCTTCTCCTCACACATCCTCCccattattaaaataacaattctTTCCTCATTATAAATAGAGACTGGTAATTTCAAATATATGACTCTTATAAATATGATTATCCCACCTTCCCCTACTCCCACCATTCAGTCATAACTCCCATTGTGCACTGAAGGCATCTGAGTGGGGAGACCTGAGCCGGATAGTTTTAGAGCAGGTACATCTCAATAAAGGTAGTGGAGAGATGCAGGATTTTAGAAATTCCTGGTATTTAGAATATTAATAATCCTTCCTCTCcattaaacaaaagcaaactaTGGTTTTAAAGCATAAATTTTGACATTGGTTCCTCTCTATGTAAACAAGAACTAGAACTAGATTTTGGAGAGCATGTaggtttaaaaaatagaaaaaaaatggataaagacaTGAAAAGTAGAACATTTCATGAGATCTGAACCTAGTTAGAAAAGGATATTCTGTTTACACAGTAAACCTTTTTCCCATCCTGACACAATttgtgcaattaaaaaaaattttttgctctattaaattaattaaaattctaCCACATGGAGTCATATATTAAGAGATTATTGTTAATTTGGTTAGGTATGCTAATAGCAAGaggatcatttaaaaaattgtcctAATCAGAAATATTTATGGGTAAAAGAACATGATGTTGGAATTGGCTTTAAAATACTTATAGGAAACAAATTTGGAAGAATAGACGACCACAGTTAGACAATGTTGATAATAGCTATGATCAGGTAATATATTACTGGAGTTCAGCATATTAATCATTCTTTTgtatacatttgaaattttccataataaaacatgaaaaacacaaaagtatgtgaaaaaaagaaaaaagggactaGTGTAAAAGTGATGAGCCTCCACAGGGTGGGTATCAAAGGCAACATGGAAGCCCTGTGCATCTGGGTACAGAGTACTAAAATCCAGGCAAAGGAATCTAAAAAGAACACTCAAAAATGCCCTTGAAAAAAGAGTACAATTTAAGAAACATTTGTTTAAAAGTCATTTTGAATTTCAGGTTAGTTCAGTATatcaatgaatttttttctaagagtaTTGAGAAGAGTATTTTAAGAAATGGCAGACAAGTTGCTCATCTGAAATCCTGCCTGGAATTGGCTATGCACAcatgaaagacagagagagatgtccttctctttcctgcttcctATCTTGCCTGCTCCTGGCTCTAAGGCACTACGCTGTCATATGAATGCAACACTAGTATGAAATGTTAATATGGGCTGTGCTAGCAACATAACCATCACTACTTTGAGTAAGTATTTACCAAGCTCcaaataaatagtttaaaaacactcttaggccgggcatggtggctcatgcctatagtcccagcactttgggacgccaaggtggctggatcacctgaagtcagaagttcaagaccagcctggccaacagggcgaaaccctgtccctactaaaaatacaaaattagccgggcatattGGTGCATGCCTTCAGTACTaccctacttgggaggctgaggctggagaatcacctgaacccagaaggcagaggttgcagtgagccgaggtcgtaccattgcactccagcctgggtgataagagtgaaactctgtctcaaaaaaaaaaagtagagactgcctctctagattctgcctctctgggcagggcatctctgaaagaaaggcagcagccccagtaaggggcttataaataaaactcccatctccctgggacagagcacctgggggaaggggcggcagtgggcgcagcttcagcagacttaaacgttcctgcctgccggctctgaagacagcagcggatctcccagcacagcgatTAAGCTTTGCTAAGGCACAGACTGCCCCACAGCAATAAAATGAtcaaaatactgatacatgctacaacatgaatgaattttgaAAACATCATCCTAACTGAAAGATGCCCACCACAAAGAATCACATATTagataattctatttatatgaaatgttcaaaaTAGGTAAATCTAGAGATGATTCATTTGCTTAGAACCAGACACAGGGGAGGAAATGGGGAATGAATGCTAATGGGTATGGGTTTCTTTTGGGGtaatgaaaacattctggaattagacaatggtaatggttgcacaactctgaatattctaaaaatcactgaactttacattttaaatgggtaaattgtatggcatgtgaattgtatctcagtatagctgtttttaaaaagtcaaagacagagaaagcaaaaatagcaaaatgttaacaataggtAAATACAGATGAAGGGTAGATGGGTGTTCATTCTACCATTCTTTCCATATTCTATAGGTCTGAGATTTTTCAAAATTGAGCTGGGTAAAAATAATGCTAAGAAAATGCTGTTTAGGAAAACTagttctgacctcaggtaaccaaggtttaatttttttaagtaagtgAATTTTGTGATTCAGGGATTACAAAATCCCTAGACAACTAGTCAGTAAGTCAGAAAACCTGCAGTTAAAGGACACCCACCTGGTTGGGAAGTATCAGTCCATCCCCTCTTGGCCCGTACACAATAATCCCATCTTGTATTGGGGTCCTTGACAAACCTGCCAATATCTCTGAAGAGTTCACAAAAAGACATTTGGCTGGCTCGATAAACAGTGTAGTAGAGGAGGGCAGCCCGCCACAAAAAGGGGTCTTTTCTAAACAGAACACTGTGAATGCTTGCTAGTCCTTCCTCTGTGGGATTATTTGGCTTCAGCTCATGTTTTTTACGTCCAGTCCAACTGTTCCATGGCTGCTGGAGGTTGTTAATACCTCGAAAATAATGTGTACCTATGGAGAAGAAAAGTTACATGAAGAAGAATGCCATTCTTGTTTTAATTCTTCCCCCAAAGACAGATTCCATCAAGTCTAAaaccagccgggcacggtggctcatgcctgtaatcccagcacttcggaaggccaaggcaggcagatcacttgagtttaggagtttgagaccagcatgggcaacatggtgaaacatgtctaccagaaatacaaaaaaattagccgggtgtggtggtgtgcacctggggtcccagctactcaggaggctggggtgaaggggatcacttaagcctgggaggcagaggttgcagtgagctgagatcctgccactgtgctcaagactgggcaacagaccaagatcccatctcaaaaaacaaacaaacaaacaaactctaaAACCAAATTAATGTGTGCctacaaatcaaaacaaagtaGAAAATGACCTGATCCTAACATCTCTTGGGTGTGAAGGAGTACACTGCCTTCAAAAGGATCACGTCTCAAGAGAGGAGGTATCACCTTTATaacaatttacttttttaaaggaagaatcaCAGACTTGATATTTGAAAAGAACCTCAAAGATACCTTAATTCAACCCCCTCAGTTTAATGCAGGGGAAATCCAGAGCAGTTAAATGACTTTCCAGGTTCAATACACCTAAACACTTcccttaaaaaatgtaatttgaaatGAGACATAAATACATTAGCTTCAGTCCAAGTGAAGCTCATGACTTTTTGctaaattttcttctactaagaaaataaaataaacactacTAAGAAAAAACTCATTctaaaaaaacatttctttagaGCTATTTCTTGAtattacaaataaacaaatggaaaggatTGCCTCTACCTATTTCATGCCTCAGCATTCCCTCCAGCCAATGCTCACGTGCAGTGCACACATTGATAGTCAGAGTTGGACATCCATTTACTACTGTCATTGACGCTCGGGAAAGGAGGTCCTCAGTGAGATGAACTACAATCTAAGGGGcaagagaaaaagtaaacagaCATAAAACATGGGcaagagaaaaagtaaacagaCATAAAACATAACATAAAGGTAAGGGGAGAAGCTTTCGCAGAAAACAATGGGCCTATAAATtaacactgttttttgtttataaCCACCTTAAATCTCCCAGAAACCAAGATGGAATGTGCAGCCAAATCACCTGTGACCCTTCTAATTTTGACCCTTTGGGAACTCAAGAACCTTCACTGAGTTTAAGGGAAAGTAAATGGCTGTGTTGAGGAAGACACGAAGGACTTAAAATTGTACCTCTGAGATGTCATAAATATGCTCCCTGGCTAAACTGATGCAGACGAAGATACAGGTGCCAGAATCCAGCTCATTGCCAGTGCCAAGGCTTTGAGACTGACCACTAAGAAGACTAGTAAGAGAGGCTTCTGGGGCAAAGCTCTTCATTAGCAATTTTCATAAAGTAATTCATCTAATCCCACAAGTTATACAGAAATGGcagtaagaagaaaaacaaaaagacactGAACACATCAAAACAATTCAATGCAACAGGAACTTAAGACTTACAGTATTTAGTAAGAAATCTGGGGGACTAATTTAATGAGTAACATAGGGTTGGGAAAACAAAATCTACAGAAAAGAATGAcgactaggctgggcgcagtggttcacgcctgtaatcccagcactctgggaggccgaggcaggcggatgacctgaggtcaggagttcaagaccagcctggccaacatggcaaaaaccctctctactaaaaatacaaaaattagctgggtgtggtggctggtgcctataatcccagccacgagggaggctgaggcaggagaatcacttgcacccgggaggcggaagttgcggtgagccaagattcaccactgcactccagtctgggcgacagagagaggctccatctcaaaaaataaaataataaaataaaataaactatgacTGTCACTGACAGTAACTCCTCATGTTTACTCGCGAATTCATACCTCCCCTAGGCAGCCTTCCTTCATCATGTACTTCCTAACGTGACTCCAGATTCGAGTTTTAGAGAGCAAGCTACCACCAGTGGCTTGTTCGAATTTTTCATAACTTCCGTATTTTTGTAAAGTCAGTTCCATAATATTGATAGACTGTAAAAGAAAGAGATAATGAAAGTAAACAGCCTTATATTACTTTGAGATGTCCTAAGCTAGCTATGTTATTTATTGTGACCTATTCTAGGTTTATTGATTTCCAAATTAAACTGCAACTGCAGTGCCAAACTTTTCTAACCCTAAACAACTTCCACTCATTTTCACAAATTTGTACAAACGCCTGTACACCTTAGCAATATGAACTCTTCCCCTGTGTTTGTTTCTCCTTAACATGCTGACAGAGGGCTCAAGGACTGCGTATTTCAAGTGCTAACATCTGATAGGCCGAGAAGCTGGGGAGAGGGACTCCTGGCTTCTCTGAGATAATTTGGTGGTTTGGCAGGAGAACTCAGAGTGGAAGGTATGTCTTCACACAAGTCAATAGATTACCATTGccctttgaaggaaaaaaaatttcaaaattttaagaaCACACATAAGAATCAGTCTGACcctaaaaactattgaaataaaaatttaaaaaaaattttttaaaaagaaatcagccaggcgcggcagctcatgcctttaatcccagcactttgggaggctgaggcaggcgaatcacttgaggccaggaatctgagaccagcctggtccacgtggtgaaaccctgtctttactaaaaatagaaaaaattagccagacatggtggcacaagcttgtaatcccagctactttggaggatgaagcagaagaatccTTGCacaacctgggaagcggaggtggtggtgagctgagatcgtgccattacactccagcctaggcaacaagagcgaaactccatctcaaaaaaaaaaaaaaaaattcaatcagtCTTCCGCAACAATCTGTCTATTCTCCTGGGTTACTCTTTGGCAGAAAACAAATTCTcaacattaataaaaatacttttatctttCAGTCAGGGCAGAATATTATCTACTTTTCATTCTTCATAAATTTTTGCAGCAAAGGAATAAGAAAGTTGAgatattttggccgggcgcagtggctcaagcctgtaatcccagcactttgggaggctgagacgggtggatcacgaggtcaggagatcgagaccatcctggctaacacggtgaaaccccgtctctactaaaaaaacacaaaaactagccgggcgaggtggcgggtgcctgtagtcccagctactcgggaggctgaggcaggagaatggcgtaaacccgggaggcggagcttgcagtgagctgagatccggccactgcactccagcctgggcaacagagcgagactccgtctcaaaaaaaaaaaaaaaaaaaaagaaagttgagatATTTTTTCACAAATGCACAAATTAACACACAGGAAGAATGGAGAACTAAAAATAACTGCTAAGGAATCACAAATTATCAGTATCTATGGCAAAGTCATAGAAAGGAAAAcctaaggaaaaggaaaattgcttttcaaaggccttttgggaaaaaaagctagcaaattCAACTCTATCTTACATGAACTGTGTAAGAACCTAGGGAATTCATATACATGTCATATAAAGTCTATAGTTTCTGAACTGTTACACTAGTAAAGAAATTACACGTACAAGCTCTGGAGTTGATGCCATGGCTCTGTCCTCTTCTGGCTATGTATCATGAGCAAGTCACTAaacttgtttattattattattattgttgttattattagaCTAGCCCAGTATAGTagtgagaaaagggaaaagagtaGAACAAGGAGTTTGATCTGCAACTGACATGAACAATCGATTGAGATAACTCACTACCTTCtgactggcctcagcctcctcatttGTAAATGAGGATAACAATAATAACATCTACTTCATGGTTTTATTGAGAAAATTTAGTTAACCTTTGTAAAGCATGGTGTCTGTGGCACAGTAAGCAGTCAATACATATTAACTATTATATCATCATTGGTATGTTATCActgaggactaaactctgatctttgttttcctctcttgcccaaattcctatctaaagGGCCTGCAGGCTCATGCCCTTTAAACTATAAAATCTCATCAGATAGGtcttatttaaccctatatagtgtggcttactttccaacctgactctggcataacatcaCATGActgataaagaaggaaataaaaatatcttaccccaaaatatgtttctttgccatattttgaaatggccctgcaaagctctTTTGTGGGGGTAAAATCTGCATCTGTTGAATCTCTACAACATAACTAGATCTTTCCCTTTCCAGACCCTCCCAGTCCTGAAGAGATTGAGAATCTAGCacctttttaatgtatttatttatttttatttctttggatacagtatcttgctctgtcacctaggctggagcacagtggtgcgatcatggctcactgtagcctcaacctcctgacttcaagggatcgtcccatctcagtttcctgagtagctgggacaacagacatACACCACTGTGTTGGCTAATTTTTACGATTTTTTGTggagagtcttgctatgttacccaggctggtcaattcctggcctcaaatgatcctcctaaaatgctgggattacaggtatgagtcaccatgcccagtctctttagcaccttttatttttaattaaaaaaaaatagagacaaggtctcactatgttgcccaggctagccttgaactcaaggtcaagtgatcctccca
The nucleotide sequence above comes from Macaca nemestrina isolate mMacNem1 chromosome 4, mMacNem.hap1, whole genome shotgun sequence. Encoded proteins:
- the MATCAP2 gene encoding putative tyrosine carboxypeptidase MATCAP2 isoform X7, which codes for MELTLQKYGSYEKFEQATGGSLLSKTRIWSHVRKYMMKEGCLGEIVVHLTEDLLSRASMTVVNGCPTLTINVCTAREHWLEGMLRHEIGTHYFRGINNLQQPWNSWTGRKKHELKPNNPTEEGLASIHSVLFRKDPFLWRAALLYYTVYRASQMSFCELFRDIGRFVKDPNTRWDYCVRAKRGWTDTSQPGCFSKDQVYLDGILQILRYRDTIDFHLLTALGKVSYEDVDRLKGLAVTENMRVPHFLQDHGRYMEHLEKIMEVNELTDRELKDLI